One part of the Streptomyces sp. NBC_00286 genome encodes these proteins:
- a CDS encoding O-methyltransferase, whose translation MCGFPTATDTVTPRQPRGRERVISGNRQTSWAFADAFVAEDDALRWARDRAQEAGLRSVSPGTGAALRLLAATVGAKSVAEIGTGTGVSGIHLLHGMRPDGVLTTVDTEPERQQFARQAFRAAGFASNRARIIPGRALDVLPRLADSGYDLVFCDGDRLEYLDYLAESLRLLRPGGLVCFEGVFSNGRTVDSGPQPTEVLRQRELLRTVRENQDLVPSLLPVGDGLLCAVKR comes from the coding sequence ATCTGCGGGTTCCCGACGGCAACGGATACAGTCACGCCCAGGCAACCACGGGGACGGGAGAGGGTCATTAGCGGCAACCGGCAGACGAGCTGGGCGTTCGCCGACGCCTTTGTCGCCGAGGACGACGCGCTGCGCTGGGCCCGGGACCGGGCCCAGGAGGCAGGGCTGCGCTCGGTGTCGCCCGGCACCGGCGCCGCGCTGCGGTTGCTCGCCGCCACCGTGGGCGCAAAATCGGTGGCGGAGATCGGAACCGGAACCGGAGTCTCCGGAATTCATCTGCTGCACGGCATGCGGCCGGACGGTGTACTGACCACCGTCGACACGGAGCCGGAGCGCCAGCAGTTCGCCCGGCAGGCGTTCCGCGCCGCCGGCTTCGCCAGTAATCGCGCGCGCATCATTCCGGGCCGCGCCCTGGATGTCCTGCCCCGGCTCGCGGACTCCGGATACGACCTCGTCTTCTGCGACGGGGACCGCCTGGAATATCTCGACTATCTCGCTGAATCGTTGCGCCTGCTGCGCCCCGGCGGCCTTGTCTGTTTCGAGGGCGTCTTCTCAAACGGCCGGACAGTGGACTCGGGCCCACAGCCGACAGAGGTACTGCGCCAGCGCGAGCTACTGCGCACGGTCCGCGAGAACCAGGACCTCGTACCCTCGCTCCTGCCGGTCGGCGACGGCCTGCTGTGCGCCGTCAAGCGCTGA
- a CDS encoding DUF3117 domain-containing protein translates to MAAMKPRTGDGPLEVTKEGRGIVMRVPLEGGGRLVVELTPDEADALGDALKKVVG, encoded by the coding sequence ATGGCGGCCATGAAGCCGCGGACGGGTGATGGCCCGCTCGAGGTGACCAAGGAGGGGCGGGGCATCGTCATGCGCGTTCCGCTCGAAGGCGGCGGTCGGCTCGTCGTCGAGCTGACCCCTGACGAGGCCGACGCGCTCGGCGACGCCCTTAAGAAGGTCGTCGGCTGA
- a CDS encoding enoyl-CoA hydratase/isomerase family protein: protein MADTVLYEVSDGLATITLNRPEAMNALNIETKVALRDAVQSAASDDAVRAVLLTAAGDRAFCVGQDLKEHIGLLAADREAGSGQTMSTVREHYNPIVRALTGAPKPVVAAVNGVAAGAGFGFALAADYRIVADTAAFNSSFAGVALTADSGISWTLPRVVGPGRAADLLLFPRSIKAQEAYELGIANRLVPPAELRAEAEKVARALAEGPTVAYAALKESVAYGLTHSLAETLDKEDELQTRAGSSEDHAIAVQAFVNKEKPTYVGR from the coding sequence ATGGCTGACACCGTGCTCTACGAGGTGAGCGACGGACTCGCGACGATCACGCTGAACCGCCCCGAGGCGATGAACGCGCTGAACATCGAGACCAAGGTCGCCCTCCGGGACGCGGTCCAGTCAGCGGCATCCGACGACGCCGTACGGGCCGTGCTGCTGACCGCCGCCGGTGACCGGGCGTTCTGCGTCGGGCAGGACCTGAAGGAGCACATCGGGCTGCTGGCCGCCGACCGGGAGGCCGGCTCGGGGCAGACCATGAGCACCGTACGGGAGCACTACAACCCGATTGTGCGGGCCCTTACCGGAGCGCCGAAGCCCGTGGTCGCCGCGGTGAACGGGGTGGCGGCCGGGGCGGGCTTCGGGTTCGCGCTCGCGGCGGACTACCGGATCGTGGCGGACACGGCGGCCTTCAACTCGTCGTTCGCGGGGGTGGCCCTGACGGCGGACTCCGGCATCTCGTGGACCCTGCCGCGGGTCGTGGGCCCCGGGCGCGCCGCCGACCTGCTGCTCTTCCCGCGGAGCATCAAGGCCCAGGAGGCGTACGAACTGGGCATCGCGAACCGGCTCGTGCCGCCCGCCGAGCTGCGCGCCGAGGCCGAGAAGGTGGCGCGGGCGCTGGCCGAGGGGCCGACGGTGGCCTACGCGGCGCTGAAGGAGTCGGTGGCTTACGGGCTGACGCACTCCTTGGCGGAGACCTTGGACAAGGAGGACGAGTTGCAGACGCGGGCGGGCTCCTCGGAGGACCACGCGATCGCGGTGCAGGCCTTCGTCAACAAGGAGAAGCCGACGTACGTGGGGCGGTGA
- a CDS encoding DNA-3-methyladenine glycosylase I — translation MSEALKGPDGALRCPWALSTEDYVTYHDEEWGRPVHGDDALYERLCLEAFQSGLSWITILRRREGFRAAFSGFKIAEVAAFTDADKERLLADPGIIRNRAKIEATLANARVLADWPSGELDKLIWSYAPDRAARPAPKTLADVPAVTDESTALSKALKKRGIRFVGPTTAYALMQACGLVDDHLEACVARLQ, via the coding sequence GTGAGCGAGGCACTGAAAGGACCCGACGGAGCGCTGCGCTGCCCCTGGGCCCTGTCGACCGAGGACTACGTGACGTACCACGACGAGGAATGGGGCCGCCCGGTCCACGGCGACGACGCGCTGTACGAGCGGTTGTGCCTGGAGGCCTTCCAGTCGGGCCTGTCCTGGATCACGATCCTGCGCCGCCGCGAGGGTTTCCGCGCGGCTTTCTCCGGCTTCAAGATCGCCGAGGTCGCCGCCTTCACGGACGCCGACAAGGAGCGGCTCCTCGCCGACCCCGGGATCATCCGCAACAGAGCCAAGATCGAGGCGACACTCGCCAACGCGCGCGTGCTCGCCGACTGGCCCTCCGGGGAGCTGGACAAGCTGATCTGGTCGTACGCACCGGACCGCGCCGCACGTCCCGCTCCGAAGACCCTCGCCGACGTCCCGGCGGTCACCGACGAGTCGACCGCCCTCTCCAAGGCCCTCAAAAAGCGAGGCATACGCTTCGTGGGCCCGACGACCGCGTACGCCCTGATGCAGGCGTGCGGACTGGTCGACGATCACCTGGAGGCGTGCGTCGCACGCCTCCAGTAG
- a CDS encoding DivIVA domain-containing protein, translating into MFMFLFLVVALVVVVAAVTLSVVGGGDSTALPEAPPERLVDPLPLDRPLHRGDVELLRFPVSVRGYRMADVDDALGRLAAELAERDARIADLEAALAGARADRDTSLEQHPEDDHR; encoded by the coding sequence ATGTTCATGTTCTTGTTCCTGGTCGTCGCCCTCGTCGTGGTCGTCGCCGCGGTGACCCTCTCCGTGGTGGGCGGCGGCGACAGCACCGCCCTGCCCGAGGCCCCGCCCGAGCGCCTCGTGGACCCCCTGCCCCTGGACCGCCCGCTGCATCGCGGCGACGTGGAGCTGCTGCGCTTCCCGGTGTCCGTCCGTGGCTATCGCATGGCGGACGTCGACGACGCCCTCGGCCGCCTCGCCGCCGAGCTCGCCGAGCGCGACGCCCGGATCGCCGACCTGGAGGCCGCGCTGGCCGGAGCGAGAGCGGACCGGGACACCTCCCTGGAGCAGCACCCGGAGGATGACCACCGGTGA
- the folP gene encoding dihydropteroate synthase — MLRLGGREFDAHEPVIMAIVNRTPDSFYDQGATFRDEPALARVEEAMSEGAAIIDIGGVKAGPGEEVTAEEEARRTVGFVAEVRRRFPDVIISVDTWRHEVAEAVCEAGADLLNDAWGGVDPRLAEVAGRFGVGLVCTHAGGARPRTRPHRVAYDDVMADILRVTLGLAERAVSLGVPRESVLIDPGHDFGKNTRHSLEATRRLGEMVSTGWPVLVSLSNKDFVGETLNKPVKERVLGTLATTAVSAWLGARVYRVHEVAETRQILDMVAAIAGHRPPAVARRGLA, encoded by the coding sequence ATGCTCAGGCTGGGCGGGCGCGAATTCGACGCGCATGAGCCGGTGATCATGGCGATCGTGAACCGGACCCCCGACTCCTTCTACGACCAAGGGGCCACCTTTCGCGACGAGCCGGCGCTCGCGCGCGTGGAAGAGGCGATGTCAGAGGGTGCTGCCATCATCGACATCGGTGGGGTCAAGGCCGGTCCCGGGGAGGAGGTGACGGCCGAGGAGGAGGCGCGACGCACGGTGGGTTTCGTCGCCGAGGTGCGGCGTCGGTTCCCCGACGTGATCATCAGCGTCGACACCTGGCGGCACGAGGTCGCCGAGGCGGTCTGCGAGGCGGGCGCGGATCTGCTCAACGACGCGTGGGGCGGGGTCGATCCGCGGCTCGCGGAGGTCGCCGGGCGGTTCGGGGTAGGGCTGGTGTGTACGCACGCGGGGGGTGCGCGGCCTCGTACGCGGCCGCATCGGGTGGCGTACGACGATGTCATGGCCGACATCTTGCGGGTCACCCTTGGGCTGGCCGAGCGGGCGGTTTCGCTCGGGGTGCCGCGGGAGTCTGTGCTCATCGACCCTGGGCATGACTTCGGGAAGAACACTCGGCACAGTCTGGAGGCCACGCGGCGGCTGGGCGAGATGGTTTCCACGGGGTGGCCCGTGCTGGTCTCGCTCTCCAACAAGGACTTTGTCGGCGAGACCTTGAACAAGCCGGTCAAGGAACGGGTCCTTGGGACCCTTGCCACGACGGCCGTTTCGGCGTGGCTGGGGGCGCGGGTGTACCGCGTCCATGAGGTCGCGGAGACCCGCCAGATCCTCGACATGGTCGCGGCGATCGCCGGCCACCGGCCACCGGCGGTTGCCCGGCGAGGGCTGGCGTAG
- a CDS encoding TIGR00730 family Rossman fold protein: MATGDPEGKKQPPEEQQLGPVLRRRGQVQASTTDQRLLDAGGPSDWVHTDPWRVLRIQSEFIEGFGTLAELPPAISVFGSARTPAGSPEYEAGVALGRGLVEAGFAVITGGGPGAMEAANKGACEAKGISVGLGIELPFEQGLNPYVDIGLNFRYFFVRKMMFVKYAQGFVVLPGGLGTLDELFEALTLVQTQKVTRFPIVLFGTEYWGGLVDWLKNTLIAQGKASEQDLLLFHLTDDVDEAVALVSKEAGR, encoded by the coding sequence ATGGCCACTGGCGACCCGGAGGGCAAGAAGCAGCCACCGGAGGAACAGCAGCTCGGCCCCGTGCTGCGCAGGCGCGGCCAGGTGCAGGCGAGCACGACGGACCAGCGGCTGCTGGACGCGGGCGGGCCCTCGGACTGGGTGCACACCGACCCCTGGCGAGTGCTGCGCATCCAGTCGGAGTTCATCGAGGGCTTCGGCACGCTGGCCGAACTCCCGCCCGCGATCAGCGTGTTCGGCTCGGCTCGTACGCCGGCCGGGTCGCCGGAGTACGAGGCCGGGGTCGCGCTCGGCCGGGGCCTGGTGGAGGCCGGGTTCGCGGTCATCACGGGTGGTGGGCCGGGTGCCATGGAGGCCGCCAACAAGGGGGCGTGTGAGGCGAAGGGCATCTCGGTCGGACTCGGCATCGAGCTGCCCTTCGAGCAGGGGCTGAACCCGTACGTCGACATCGGCCTCAACTTCCGCTACTTCTTCGTGCGCAAGATGATGTTCGTCAAGTACGCGCAGGGGTTCGTGGTGCTGCCCGGTGGCCTCGGCACGCTGGACGAGCTCTTCGAGGCGCTGACTCTGGTTCAGACCCAGAAGGTCACGCGCTTTCCCATCGTGCTCTTCGGTACGGAGTACTGGGGCGGGTTGGTGGACTGGCTCAAGAACACGCTGATCGCGCAGGGGAAGGCGTCGGAGCAGGATCTGCTGTTGTTCCATCTGACGGACGACGTGGATGAGGCGGTGGCGTTGGTGTCCAAGGAGGCGGGCAGGTAG
- the dapE gene encoding succinyl-diaminopimelate desuccinylase: MADTPLDLSVDAARLTARLVDFPSESGSEKPLADAVETALRALPHLTVDRYGNNVVARTNLGRAERVILAGHIDTVPIAGNVPSRLDDDGVLWGCGTCDMKAGVAVQLRIAATVPEPNRDLTFVFYDNEEVAAHLNGLKHVAEAHPDWLEGDFAVLLEPSDGQVEGGCQGTLRVLLKTRGERAHSARSWMGSNAIHAAAPILARLASYEPRYPVIDGLEYREGLNAVRIEGGVAGNVIPDECVVTVNFRYAPDRSEEEALAHVHEVFADCGVEEFVIDDHSGAALPGLSHPAAAAFMEAVGGTPQPKYGWTDVSRFSALGIPAVNYGPGNPHLAHKRDERVETGKILAGEERLRAWLTS, encoded by the coding sequence ATGGCTGACACCCCGCTTGACCTCAGTGTTGACGCCGCCCGGCTCACCGCGCGGCTCGTCGATTTCCCCTCGGAGAGCGGCAGCGAGAAGCCCTTGGCGGACGCCGTCGAGACCGCGCTGCGTGCCCTGCCGCATCTGACGGTCGACCGGTACGGCAACAACGTCGTCGCCCGTACGAATCTGGGGCGGGCCGAGCGCGTGATCCTCGCCGGGCACATCGACACGGTGCCGATCGCCGGCAACGTGCCCTCGCGCCTCGACGACGACGGCGTGCTATGGGGCTGCGGCACCTGCGACATGAAGGCGGGTGTCGCCGTGCAGCTGCGGATCGCGGCCACCGTGCCCGAACCCAATCGAGACCTCACATTCGTCTTCTACGACAACGAAGAGGTCGCCGCTCACCTGAACGGTCTGAAGCATGTCGCCGAAGCCCACCCGGACTGGCTCGAGGGCGACTTCGCGGTGCTGCTGGAGCCCTCGGACGGGCAGGTGGAGGGCGGTTGCCAGGGGACGCTCCGGGTGCTGCTGAAGACGCGCGGCGAGCGCGCCCACTCGGCGCGCAGCTGGATGGGCTCCAACGCGATCCATGCGGCCGCCCCGATCCTCGCCCGCCTGGCCTCGTACGAGCCGCGCTATCCGGTCATCGACGGGCTGGAATACCGCGAGGGCCTCAACGCCGTCCGGATCGAGGGCGGAGTGGCAGGCAATGTCATCCCCGACGAGTGCGTGGTGACCGTCAACTTCCGCTACGCGCCCGACCGTAGCGAGGAGGAGGCGCTGGCCCACGTACACGAGGTGTTCGCGGACTGCGGGGTCGAGGAGTTCGTCATCGACGACCACAGCGGGGCGGCGCTGCCCGGCCTGTCCCACCCGGCGGCCGCCGCGTTCATGGAGGCGGTCGGCGGCACCCCGCAGCCCAAGTACGGCTGGACGGATGTCTCCCGCTTCAGTGCCCTCGGGATCCCTGCCGTCAACTACGGCCCTGGGAACCCGCACTTGGCGCACAAGCGGGATGAACGGGTCGAAACGGGGAAGATTCTGGCGGGGGAGGAGCGGCTGCGGGCCTGGCTGACGTCCTGA